The Flaviramulus sp. BrNp1-15 genome has a window encoding:
- the ppk2 gene encoding polyphosphate kinase 2, whose product MSKDNGFNYDAELAKLHTELVHLQEWVKKQGLKVVIVFEGRDASGKGGTIKRFTEPLNPRVCKVVALGVPTEKEKTQWYFQRYVHHLPAAGEIVLFDRSWYNRAGVEKVMGFCTDDEYNEFLRSCPEFERMLVRSGIIVLKYWFSVSDEEQEKRFKNRISNPLKRWKFSPMDLESRSRWLEYSKAKDNMFAHTDTKQVPWYVVNSDNKKRARLNCISHVLSKIPYEKMDIKPVELPELPDYKGYVRPPMNYQTFVPEKY is encoded by the coding sequence ATGTCAAAAGACAACGGATTTAACTACGACGCAGAATTAGCAAAACTTCACACAGAGTTAGTTCACTTACAAGAATGGGTAAAGAAACAAGGTTTAAAAGTGGTTATTGTTTTTGAGGGGCGAGATGCCTCTGGAAAAGGCGGAACAATTAAACGCTTCACAGAACCTTTAAACCCAAGAGTATGTAAAGTTGTAGCATTAGGTGTTCCTACTGAAAAAGAAAAAACACAATGGTATTTTCAACGTTATGTGCATCACTTACCTGCTGCCGGCGAAATTGTACTTTTTGATAGAAGTTGGTATAACAGAGCTGGAGTAGAAAAAGTAATGGGCTTTTGTACCGATGATGAGTATAATGAATTTTTACGCTCATGTCCAGAATTTGAGCGTATGTTAGTTAGATCTGGAATTATTGTTTTAAAATACTGGTTTTCGGTAAGTGATGAAGAACAAGAAAAGCGTTTTAAAAACCGTATAAGCAATCCTTTAAAACGTTGGAAATTTAGCCCAATGGACTTAGAATCGCGGTCAAGGTGGTTAGAATACTCTAAAGCCAAAGACAATATGTTTGCTCATACCGACACCAAACAAGTGCCTTGGTATGTGGTAAACTCTGATAATAAAAAAAGAGCGCGTTTAAATTGTATAAGCCATGTTTTAAGCAAAATTCCATATGAAAAAATGGATATAAAGCCTGTTGAACTTCCGGAGTTGCCAGACTATAAAGGCTATGTACGCCCGCCAATGAATTACCAAACTTTTGTCCCTGAGAAGTATTGA
- a CDS encoding MBL fold metallo-hydrolase yields MFSCKSEKNKKTDETKASTEKKYQAKAPPTQPFGKEAFGESDKTTLRWLGMGGFFINSHGTTLMIDPLLGDFDMPVMIDFPIKAENVPNLDAILVTHSDNDHYSIPTNRKLKKVTNEFHSTIYVDSLMKNEGFNSIGHTIGESFTIGDIKVKVLPVDHSWQNAYPGTSDRIFKDEDSCGFWIETSDGTIWATGDSRLMPEQLKMQEPDAILFDWSDSEWHFTLEGAVKLANTYPNSKLLLNHWGSVDAPDFPPFNADPEVLKKLVVNPERIVLLAPGEPFILEKLKK; encoded by the coding sequence ATGTTTTCTTGTAAATCCGAGAAAAACAAAAAAACTGATGAAACTAAAGCCAGTACAGAGAAAAAATACCAAGCGAAAGCGCCACCTACTCAACCTTTTGGAAAGGAAGCATTTGGCGAATCCGACAAGACAACCTTAAGATGGCTCGGAATGGGAGGCTTCTTCATTAATAGTCACGGAACAACATTAATGATTGACCCTCTTTTGGGGGACTTCGATATGCCCGTTATGATAGATTTTCCTATCAAAGCCGAAAATGTTCCCAATCTTGATGCTATATTAGTTACGCATAGTGATAATGACCACTATAGCATTCCCACTAATCGAAAGCTAAAGAAAGTAACCAATGAATTTCACTCTACAATTTATGTAGATTCACTTATGAAAAATGAAGGGTTTAATTCAATTGGACACACTATTGGAGAATCTTTTACAATTGGAGATATCAAGGTTAAGGTACTTCCAGTTGACCATTCTTGGCAAAATGCTTATCCCGGAACGAGCGATAGAATTTTTAAAGATGAAGATTCCTGCGGATTTTGGATTGAGACTTCAGATGGAACAATCTGGGCGACTGGAGATTCTCGATTGATGCCAGAACAATTAAAGATGCAAGAACCTGATGCTATCTTATTCGATTGGTCGGACAGCGAATGGCATTTCACATTAGAAGGAGCAGTAAAATTAGCAAATACTTATCCTAATTCTAAACTTTTGCTAAATCATTGGGGTTCTGTAGATGCACCTGACTTTCCGCCATTTAATGCAGACCCAGAGGTTTTAAAAAAATTAGTGGTCAATCCAGAACGCATTGTTCTTTTAGCACCAGGAGAACCTTTCATACTTGAAAAATTAAAGAAATAA
- a CDS encoding putative quinol monooxygenase codes for MSIFLLNSCDSEKNSQTSHNSDKMMIRISEIEILPEYVDEYLSILKEESKASVELEDGVISIYPMYHKENPTEIRILEIYADKKAYESHLETPHFKHYKTTTLKMVKSLKLVDMNAIDVETMPMIFKKIN; via the coding sequence ATGTCAATTTTTCTGCTCAATTCGTGTGATAGCGAAAAGAATTCACAAACTTCTCACAATTCAGACAAAATGATGATTAGAATATCAGAAATCGAAATATTACCAGAATATGTCGATGAGTATTTATCAATATTAAAAGAAGAATCAAAAGCTTCGGTAGAATTAGAAGATGGCGTTATTTCAATTTACCCAATGTACCATAAAGAAAACCCAACGGAAATTAGAATTTTGGAAATTTACGCAGATAAAAAGGCATACGAATCACATTTAGAAACACCACATTTCAAACATTACAAAACGACAACCTTAAAAATGGTAAAATCATTGAAATTAGTTGATATGAATGCAATCGACGTAGAAACTATGCCAATGATTTTTAAGAAAATAAATTGA
- the lipB gene encoding lipoyl(octanoyl) transferase LipB, which translates to MNKAIQLQDLGLKDYKQTWDYQEELFKGIVDTKIKNRREEAGLKTKNYFLFVEHPHVYTLGKSGDLSNLLLNEEQLTEKGATFYKINRGGDITYHGPGQIVGYPILDLENFFTDIHKYLRLLEEMIILTLAEYGLKAERSPGETGVWLDVGTPFARKICAMGVRASRWVTMHGFALNVNANLGYFDNIIPCGIRGKAVTSLNVELAQKTVDEAEVKEKLLKHFSNLFEAEIF; encoded by the coding sequence ATGAATAAAGCAATACAACTGCAAGATTTAGGTTTAAAAGACTATAAACAAACTTGGGATTACCAAGAAGAATTATTTAAGGGTATTGTAGATACTAAAATTAAGAACAGGCGAGAAGAAGCAGGTTTAAAAACCAAAAATTATTTCTTGTTTGTAGAGCATCCGCACGTGTATACTTTAGGCAAAAGTGGCGATTTATCTAATTTGCTTTTAAATGAAGAACAACTAACTGAAAAAGGAGCGACTTTTTATAAAATAAACCGAGGTGGAGATATTACATATCACGGCCCTGGGCAAATTGTAGGTTATCCTATTCTAGATTTAGAAAACTTTTTTACCGATATACATAAATATCTGCGTTTATTAGAAGAAATGATTATCCTAACACTTGCAGAATATGGCTTAAAAGCCGAAAGAAGCCCAGGAGAAACAGGAGTTTGGTTAGATGTTGGTACACCATTTGCGCGTAAAATTTGCGCTATGGGTGTGCGTGCAAGCCGTTGGGTAACTATGCATGGTTTTGCATTAAATGTAAATGCCAATTTGGGTTATTTTGATAATATTATTCCCTGTGGTATTCGTGGTAAAGCTGTAACCTCTTTAAATGTAGAATTGGCACAAAAAACTGTTGATGAAGCTGAAGTAAAAGAAAAATTACTGAAGCATTTTTCTAATCTTTTTGAGGCTGAGATTTTTTAG
- a CDS encoding YqaE/Pmp3 family membrane protein has protein sequence MSFWRVLLSIICPPLAVLDKGCGSIFIVFLLWLCGWVPGVIAALVILNNPDR, from the coding sequence ATGAGTTTCTGGAGAGTTTTACTTTCAATTATATGTCCACCTTTAGCAGTTTTAGATAAAGGTTGTGGCTCCATTTTTATTGTCTTTTTATTATGGCTTTGTGGCTGGGTACCCGGAGTTATTGCAGCATTAGTTATACTTAATAACCCAGATAGATAA
- the lysS gene encoding lysine--tRNA ligase, with product MQLSEQEIVRREKLAKLRDLGINPYPADLYPVKDTSKSIKQDFNEGNKVIIAGRLMSRRIQGNASFAELQDAEGRIQVYFNRDEICAGDDKSKYNEVYKKLLDIGDFIGVEGTLFTTKVGEKSVRVKDFTLLSKALKPLPLPRTDAEGNVHDAFTDPEQRYRQRYADLVVNPHVKEVFVKRTKLFNAMRSFFNNAGYFEVETPVLQPIPGGAAARPFITHHNALDIPLYMRIANELYLKRLIVGGFDGVYEFSKNFRNEGMDRTHNPEFTAMEIYVAYKDYNWMMSFCESLLEHCAIAVNGTTKAKFGDHDIDFKAPYARVTMADSIKHFTGFDITGKTEDEIRQAAKDLGVEVDDTMGKGKLIDEIFGEKCEGNYIQPTFITDYPKEMSPLCKEHRDNPELTERFELMVCGKEIANAYSELNDPIDQRERFEHQLKLAAKGDDEATEFIDYDFLRALEYGMPPTSGMGIGMDRLIMFLTNNQSIQEVLFFPQMRPEKKPLAISDDAKAVFEILKKAEKLELVNLKSQSGLSNKKWDKTIKELTKNNLAKVEKTDDGLFVNLF from the coding sequence ATGCAGCTTTCTGAACAAGAAATAGTAAGAAGAGAAAAATTAGCAAAACTACGTGATTTGGGTATTAATCCATATCCAGCAGATTTATATCCAGTTAAAGACACATCTAAATCCATAAAACAGGATTTTAACGAAGGTAATAAAGTGATTATTGCCGGTCGTTTAATGTCTAGACGAATTCAAGGAAATGCAAGTTTTGCAGAATTACAAGATGCCGAAGGACGCATACAAGTTTACTTTAATAGAGACGAAATTTGTGCTGGTGATGATAAAAGCAAATACAACGAAGTTTATAAAAAATTACTGGACATAGGTGATTTTATTGGTGTTGAAGGCACTTTATTTACCACTAAAGTTGGTGAAAAAAGTGTTAGAGTAAAAGATTTCACCCTACTTAGTAAAGCTTTAAAACCTTTGCCTTTACCAAGAACAGATGCTGAAGGTAATGTACATGATGCTTTTACAGATCCAGAGCAACGATACAGACAGCGTTATGCAGATTTAGTTGTAAACCCACATGTAAAAGAAGTGTTCGTTAAACGAACTAAGTTGTTTAATGCAATGCGTTCGTTTTTTAATAACGCTGGATATTTTGAGGTTGAAACACCAGTTTTACAACCTATTCCTGGTGGTGCTGCAGCACGCCCATTCATTACGCATCACAATGCTTTAGATATTCCGTTGTATATGAGAATTGCCAATGAGTTATATTTAAAACGATTAATTGTTGGTGGTTTTGATGGTGTTTATGAGTTTTCTAAAAACTTTAGAAATGAAGGCATGGATAGAACTCATAATCCAGAATTTACAGCTATGGAAATTTATGTAGCTTACAAAGATTACAACTGGATGATGTCTTTTTGTGAAAGCTTACTTGAACATTGTGCCATTGCTGTAAACGGAACAACCAAAGCTAAGTTTGGAGATCACGACATAGATTTTAAAGCGCCTTATGCTAGAGTAACAATGGCAGATTCTATAAAACATTTTACTGGTTTTGATATTACTGGAAAAACTGAAGATGAAATAAGACAAGCCGCAAAAGATTTAGGGGTTGAAGTGGATGACACCATGGGGAAAGGCAAACTTATTGATGAGATTTTTGGCGAAAAATGTGAAGGCAACTATATACAACCTACTTTTATAACAGATTACCCAAAAGAGATGAGTCCGTTATGTAAAGAGCATCGCGATAATCCAGAATTAACAGAACGTTTTGAACTTATGGTTTGTGGTAAAGAAATTGCAAATGCCTATTCTGAGCTTAACGACCCAATTGATCAACGCGAACGTTTTGAGCATCAATTAAAACTAGCTGCCAAAGGTGATGATGAAGCTACCGAATTTATAGACTATGACTTTTTACGTGCTTTAGAGTATGGTATGCCTCCAACATCTGGTATGGGAATTGGTATGGATAGATTGATTATGTTTTTAACTAATAACCAAAGTATACAAGAGGTTTTATTCTTTCCACAAATGCGACCAGAAAAAAAGCCCTTAGCTATAAGTGATGATGCCAAAGCAGTATTTGAAATACTTAAAAAAGCTGAAAAATTAGAGTTAGTTAATTTGAAATCACAATCAGGTTTATCAAATAAAAAATGGGATAAAACCATAAAAGAATTGACTAAAAACAATCTTGCTAAAGTTGAAAAAACAGATGATGGTTTATTTGTCAATCTTTTTTAA
- a CDS encoding ATP-binding protein, with protein MFNNHSKKIVLLPVTSFIVTVLIVFTIWLIALNTYYKLLEEDTHQAGNLISKEFKNIIKADIARLQNLKNRIEFTDGAYLEHWEKDASMLIEQNQSFKFLEWIDSTMIIRKITPLRGNENAVNLDISKVEYRKEEWINHSKDSTLNVTPWAKLTQGGYAFLVDIPVYFQNNFQGTITGGMDFKNNFNKFASSLENQYSIELWDHNNTLFYDLNKNIKLKAKRDYIFKDSILVDALDNQKWQLNVSASNKLLLSQGRTISNIALIVGLVLCFLTSLLIYFYLRAKQGTYFALESNFKLLKTNEKLNKERNKAEKASSAKTEFLSNMSHEIRTPLHAILGFIELLKSSKLNKTDKEYLDLMGKSSSNLLGIVNDILDIEKIESGKIELTEVHFNPFEKIKELIEINQFIFIKKNLFLKGKFNNTHSKNVIGDESKLMQVVNNIVKNGLKFTNSGGVTLTYNEEIINEDQLKITISIKDTGIGIPKDRINNIFERFTQVENSIKKQYEGSGLGLTISKIFINMMGGEISVKSSPNKGTKFEFHVLFPLDKEQKTEITISNKKNINFSDLNVLVVDDNNLNIIVLKKFLEDIGITPDTALNGKIALEKFKEKTYQLIFMDIHMPEMDGWETTTEIRKINNEVIIFGLSANVTTEAIDKALESGMNNYLSKPFKKEHLYKLLHFHFSNS; from the coding sequence ATGTTTAACAACCACAGTAAAAAAATTGTTTTACTTCCTGTAACCTCTTTTATAGTTACGGTTCTAATAGTTTTTACTATTTGGCTCATAGCTTTAAACACATACTATAAATTGCTTGAAGAAGATACTCATCAAGCAGGGAATCTTATTTCTAAAGAGTTTAAAAATATAATTAAAGCAGATATTGCTCGATTACAAAATCTAAAAAATAGAATTGAGTTCACAGACGGAGCATACTTAGAACATTGGGAAAAAGACGCTAGTATGCTAATAGAGCAAAATCAATCTTTTAAATTTTTAGAATGGATTGATAGCACAATGATTATAAGAAAAATAACGCCTTTAAGAGGTAATGAAAACGCTGTAAATTTAGACATATCTAAGGTTGAATATCGTAAAGAAGAATGGATAAACCATAGCAAAGACAGCACACTAAATGTTACACCATGGGCTAAATTAACTCAAGGTGGCTATGCTTTTTTAGTAGATATTCCTGTTTACTTCCAAAACAATTTTCAAGGTACTATTACCGGTGGAATGGATTTTAAAAACAATTTCAACAAGTTTGCATCCAGTTTAGAAAATCAATACTCAATAGAACTTTGGGATCACAACAATACTCTTTTTTACGATTTAAATAAAAACATAAAATTAAAAGCTAAACGTGATTATATTTTTAAAGATAGTATTTTAGTAGATGCTCTAGATAATCAAAAATGGCAGTTAAATGTTTCTGCTAGTAACAAATTACTTTTATCTCAAGGTAGAACTATTTCCAACATTGCACTTATTGTAGGATTGGTTTTATGTTTTTTAACCAGTTTGTTAATTTACTTTTATTTAAGAGCAAAACAAGGAACCTATTTTGCATTAGAATCAAACTTTAAGCTTTTAAAAACCAATGAAAAATTAAATAAAGAACGAAATAAAGCTGAAAAGGCATCGTCTGCTAAAACAGAATTCCTATCGAATATGAGTCATGAAATAAGAACACCTCTTCATGCTATATTAGGATTTATTGAACTTTTAAAAAGCAGCAAGCTCAATAAAACGGATAAAGAATATCTAGACTTAATGGGCAAATCGTCAAGTAACTTACTAGGCATAGTTAACGATATTTTAGATATTGAAAAAATTGAATCTGGAAAAATTGAACTAACCGAAGTACATTTCAATCCTTTTGAAAAAATAAAGGAATTGATAGAAATAAATCAATTTATATTTATAAAAAAGAACCTGTTTCTAAAAGGAAAATTTAATAACACACATAGCAAAAATGTTATTGGTGATGAAAGCAAATTAATGCAGGTTGTAAATAATATTGTTAAAAATGGGCTAAAATTCACTAATTCTGGTGGTGTAACATTAACATATAATGAAGAAATTATAAATGAAGATCAATTAAAAATAACTATTTCAATTAAAGACACAGGAATAGGCATTCCTAAAGATAGAATAAACAACATTTTTGAAAGATTCACACAAGTTGAAAACAGTATTAAAAAACAATATGAAGGTAGTGGGCTTGGGTTAACAATTAGCAAGATATTTATTAATATGATGGGTGGCGAAATTTCTGTTAAAAGCTCTCCCAATAAAGGTACTAAGTTTGAATTTCATGTATTATTTCCACTTGATAAAGAGCAAAAAACAGAAATTACTATTAGTAACAAAAAGAATATAAATTTTTCTGATCTTAATGTTTTAGTTGTTGATGACAATAATCTAAATATTATTGTTCTTAAAAAATTCCTCGAAGATATTGGGATTACACCTGATACGGCATTAAATGGGAAAATTGCTTTAGAAAAGTTTAAAGAAAAAACATATCAGCTTATTTTTATGGATATTCATATGCCAGAAATGGATGGTTGGGAAACTACTACAGAAATTAGAAAAATTAATAATGAAGTTATAATTTTTGGTCTTTCAGCAAATGTTACAACAGAAGCTATAGACAAAGCTCTTGAAAGTGGCATGAATAATTACCTCTCTAAACCCTTTAAAAAAGAGCATCTTTATAAATTGTTACATTTTCATTTTAGCAATAGTTAG
- a CDS encoding GDYXXLXY domain-containing protein has protein sequence MKTIHILILFIVVAIAQLFIPAQMIFNREAIIEKGTVYKFKTQPVDPNDPFRGKYINLNYDVRSFATSDTLWERQDEVYVYLDTDSLGFAKVNKVSKLPLNLEKDFIVAEVSWYNKREHTLNFNLPFNRYYMEETKAYDAEVAVRNSQRDTIPNNTYALVYIKDGKAVLNDVIINEISIKDYVEKEN, from the coding sequence ATGAAAACGATACATATATTAATACTATTTATAGTTGTGGCAATAGCGCAATTGTTTATACCGGCACAAATGATTTTTAATCGAGAAGCTATTATAGAAAAAGGTACTGTTTATAAATTTAAAACACAACCTGTAGATCCTAACGATCCGTTTAGAGGAAAATATATTAACTTAAATTATGATGTAAGGTCTTTTGCTACTTCAGATACACTATGGGAAAGACAAGATGAAGTTTATGTTTATCTTGATACAGATAGTTTAGGTTTTGCAAAAGTTAATAAGGTGAGTAAATTGCCTTTAAACTTAGAAAAAGACTTTATTGTTGCAGAAGTTAGTTGGTATAATAAACGAGAACACACATTAAATTTTAATTTACCTTTTAATCGTTATTATATGGAAGAAACCAAAGCATATGATGCTGAGGTTGCAGTAAGAAATTCACAGCGAGATACTATTCCTAATAATACCTATGCTTTAGTATATATAAAAGATGGAAAAGCGGTATTAAATGATGTAATTATTAATGAAATATCTATTAAGGATTATGTGGAAAAGGAAAATTAA
- a CDS encoding DUF2459 domain-containing protein, whose product MWDILLMMLFIKQKESYSCLKTCNSWVNSALKMSDLKSCYWTPFDFGIINKYND is encoded by the coding sequence ATGTGGGATATTCTTTTAATGATGCTTTTTATAAAGCAAAAGGAAAGTTATTCATGCTTAAAAACTTGTAACTCTTGGGTGAACTCAGCACTTAAAATGAGTGATTTAAAAAGTTGTTACTGGACACCTTTTGATTTTGGGATTATTAATAAATATAATGATTAA
- a CDS encoding DUF2459 domain-containing protein: MKWLKIILKLLLGILVFPVVYLLVSLLLTSITVNENNVNLSKNKMVYLNTNGVHLDIIIPVSEIDDRLIKGLKMKGEKYLSFGWGDENFYLNTPTWNDLTFKNAFSALFLNSSTLIHLTKYSNKKSEWTIVHVNEKQLSKLNEYILNSFELNINGDKIILENVGYSFNDAFYKAKGKLFMLKNL; encoded by the coding sequence ATGAAGTGGTTAAAGATAATATTAAAATTGCTTTTAGGGATATTAGTTTTTCCCGTCGTTTATCTTTTAGTTTCTTTATTATTAACATCAATTACTGTAAATGAAAATAATGTAAACTTGAGTAAAAATAAGATGGTATATCTAAATACTAATGGAGTTCATTTAGATATTATAATTCCAGTCTCAGAAATTGATGATAGACTAATAAAAGGACTTAAAATGAAAGGTGAAAAATACTTGTCTTTTGGCTGGGGAGATGAGAATTTTTATTTAAATACACCTACATGGAATGATTTAACTTTTAAAAATGCTTTTAGTGCATTGTTTTTAAATAGTAGTACATTAATTCACTTAACAAAATATTCGAATAAAAAATCAGAATGGACAATTGTTCATGTAAATGAAAAACAGTTGTCAAAGCTTAATGAGTATATTTTAAATTCTTTTGAACTCAATATAAACGGGGACAAAATAATTTTAGAAAATGTGGGATATTCTTTTAATGATGCTTTTTATAAAGCAAAAGGAAAGTTATTCATGCTTAAAAACTTGTAA
- a CDS encoding DUF2157 domain-containing protein, producing the protein MNSKIQNDIKELVEEQVISKEIAASIENYYKSKKGDTPNRLFTVFAVLGSTLVGLGIILILAHNWDSFSRSIKTVFAFTPLIIGQLIVGYTIIKKKNITWREASGVFLFFAVGSSIALVSQIYNIPGNFSSYMLTWVLLCAPLIYLLKSNALAILHIVFVTSYACSFGYFNGNNTPWMYLVLLAVMMPYYYQLLKNKKIHNITSIFNWLIPLSAVIVLGTFVKKSEELGFLMYVILFGLLYNIGKIPFFDNQKLRRNGYLILGSLGTIYMLLLTSFEWLWKDILRHEIIINSQEFYVSVVLLLVTLGVLIFSYSKKRIQNFNLFQYVFVMFTIIFFLGVSGSIISIILINLLTLILGVMAIKIGADKFHFGILNYGLLIITALIVCRFFDTNMSFVLRGLLFVSVGVGFFLTNYMMLKKQKGKIE; encoded by the coding sequence ATGAATTCAAAAATTCAAAATGATATAAAAGAACTTGTAGAAGAGCAGGTTATTTCAAAAGAGATTGCTGCAAGTATCGAAAATTATTATAAGTCTAAAAAAGGCGATACTCCTAATAGGTTATTTACGGTTTTTGCAGTATTAGGATCCACATTAGTTGGTCTTGGTATTATTTTAATTTTAGCACATAACTGGGATAGTTTTTCCAGAAGTATTAAAACAGTTTTTGCATTTACACCATTAATTATTGGTCAATTAATAGTTGGTTATACTATTATAAAGAAAAAAAATATAACATGGCGAGAAGCATCAGGTGTGTTTTTATTTTTTGCAGTTGGTTCAAGTATAGCTTTAGTAAGTCAGATTTATAATATCCCCGGAAATTTTAGTAGTTATATGCTAACATGGGTTTTACTTTGCGCCCCACTTATTTATCTTTTAAAATCTAATGCGCTTGCAATTTTACATATTGTTTTTGTTACAAGTTATGCATGTTCATTTGGGTATTTTAATGGAAATAATACACCTTGGATGTATTTAGTGTTATTGGCTGTAATGATGCCTTATTACTACCAATTACTTAAGAATAAAAAGATACATAACATCACTTCAATTTTTAATTGGCTTATACCGTTAAGTGCTGTTATCGTGTTGGGAACTTTCGTGAAAAAAAGTGAAGAATTAGGGTTTTTAATGTATGTTATTTTATTCGGGCTGTTATATAATATTGGAAAAATTCCATTTTTCGATAATCAAAAATTAAGACGAAATGGCTATTTAATTTTAGGCTCTTTAGGAACCATATATATGTTGCTGTTAACAAGTTTTGAATGGTTATGGAAAGATATTTTAAGGCATGAAATTATAATTAATTCCCAAGAGTTTTATGTATCAGTAGTACTTTTATTAGTAACATTAGGCGTATTGATTTTTTCCTATTCAAAAAAAAGGATTCAAAATTTTAATTTATTTCAATATGTATTTGTAATGTTTACAATCATCTTTTTCTTAGGAGTATCAGGTAGCATCATTTCAATAATACTAATTAATTTGCTAACACTTATTTTGGGAGTTATGGCTATAAAAATAGGAGCAGATAAATTTCATTTTGGTATTTTAAATTATGGTTTATTAATTATAACAGCGCTTATAGTTTGTCGTTTTTTTGATACGAATATGAGTTTTGTACTTAGAGGATTATTGTTTGTAAGCGTTGGTGTTGGTTTCTTTTTAACTAATTATATGATGCTAAAAAAACAAAAAGGAAAAATTGAATAA
- a CDS encoding CPBP family intramembrane glutamic endopeptidase, translated as MEPNLTKDLLEFSKKTLISDKRRILEIVAVVFTAIGKFIFMDFLDWRLPFVVFAITTWSIYVIYRYKQKKDVLKCWGFRTDNFKKAFKLMLPFGIISIILFIVIGYYQKTINVTWHVLPLLITYPIWGSIQQFLTIGLIAGNLNDLNKSRLNKFSIIFITAILFSIVHFPSTWLMIGTFLLALFYGYVYLKIKNIYAMGIFHGWLGAIFYYTVVNRDPFQEVFLKFIN; from the coding sequence ATGGAACCAAACCTAACAAAAGATCTATTAGAGTTTTCTAAAAAAACACTGATATCAGATAAAAGAAGAATTCTTGAAATTGTAGCAGTAGTATTTACCGCAATAGGAAAGTTTATTTTTATGGATTTTCTTGATTGGAGGTTGCCCTTTGTTGTATTTGCTATAACAACTTGGAGTATTTATGTGATTTATAGATACAAACAAAAAAAGGATGTCTTAAAGTGTTGGGGATTTAGAACTGATAATTTTAAGAAAGCATTTAAGCTTATGCTACCATTTGGAATTATTTCAATCATATTATTTATAGTTATAGGATATTATCAAAAAACAATTAATGTAACATGGCATGTTTTACCACTTTTAATCACTTATCCTATTTGGGGAAGCATACAACAGTTTTTAACCATTGGTCTTATAGCTGGGAATTTAAATGATCTTAATAAAAGTAGATTGAATAAATTTTCAATTATATTTATAACAGCGATATTGTTTTCTATAGTTCATTTCCCTTCAACATGGTTGATGATAGGAACATTTTTGTTAGCCTTGTTTTATGGATATGTTTATCTAAAAATTAAGAATATTTATGCTATGGGTATTTTTCACGGATGGTTAGGTGCTATATTTTATTATACAGTTGTAAACCGAGATCCGTTTCAAGAAGTGTTTTTAAAATTTATTAATTGA
- the yiaA gene encoding inner membrane protein YiaA has translation MNYETTVSLDEKSKKAETKKEIKIYDQKPTSAFIGASWSALLIGMTSYCIGLWNAEMQLNEKGYYFTILLFGLFSVISVQKAVRDRMEDIPVTDMYYSISWFTTITSIVLLVIGLWNADLLLSEKGFYGMSFTLSLFAAIAVQKNTRDVKYIDSMIDEDK, from the coding sequence ATGAATTATGAAACAACCGTTTCTTTAGATGAAAAATCTAAAAAAGCTGAAACAAAAAAAGAGATTAAAATTTATGATCAAAAACCAACTTCTGCTTTTATAGGAGCTTCTTGGTCAGCATTATTAATTGGTATGACTTCTTATTGTATTGGTTTATGGAATGCAGAGATGCAACTAAACGAGAAAGGCTATTATTTTACCATTTTGCTTTTTGGCCTGTTCTCTGTTATTTCTGTTCAAAAAGCTGTAAGAGATAGAATGGAGGATATTCCTGTAACTGATATGTATTATAGTATTAGTTGGTTTACAACAATAACATCTATAGTATTATTAGTTATTGGACTTTGGAATGCAGATTTACTTTTAAGTGAAAAAGGATTTTACGGCATGTCTTTTACATTAAGTTTATTTGCGGCTATAGCAGTACAAAAAAACACAAGAGATGTTAAGTATATTGATAGCATGATTGATGAAGATAAATAG